The following are from one region of the Candidatus Poribacteria bacterium genome:
- a CDS encoding alkaline phosphatase family protein, with the protein MQNSSSYGTILIVIDGCRPDGIQQANTPNIDTLIARGAYTFNAQSVVPSSTLPCHTSMFRGVTPSRHGITTNTWVPMVRPVPSIVEAAHAMKKKTAFIYNWEQLRDLAAPGSLDFSYFRENLDDPEGDLTIAQIAAEHLIAEQPDFCFVYLGVVDIVGHRHAWMSEEYIEQIGIADQAIGILLEELEKANLLEHYFILVQSDHGGHGKSHGTDLPEDLTIPWIAAGPKIKQTGEIKELVRIFDTAPTLAHVLDLPLSEDWEGQPIMQIF; encoded by the coding sequence ATGCAAAATTCTTCAAGCTACGGCACAATCCTCATTGTCATTGATGGTTGCCGTCCCGATGGCATCCAACAGGCAAATACACCAAACATTGATACCCTAATTGCGCGCGGGGCTTACACTTTCAATGCGCAGAGCGTTGTCCCATCCTCTACGCTACCGTGTCACACCTCAATGTTTCGCGGCGTAACACCATCACGGCACGGTATCACAACCAATACATGGGTCCCGATGGTGCGCCCGGTGCCGAGTATCGTTGAGGCCGCTCATGCAATGAAAAAGAAGACAGCATTTATCTATAACTGGGAGCAGCTCCGCGATCTGGCAGCGCCGGGTTCGCTCGATTTTTCCTATTTCAGGGAGAACCTTGACGATCCGGAGGGTGATCTAACGATAGCGCAGATCGCAGCGGAACACCTGATTGCTGAACAACCGGATTTCTGCTTCGTCTATTTGGGCGTGGTGGATATTGTAGGACATCGACATGCCTGGATGTCTGAGGAATATATTGAACAGATTGGTATTGCAGACCAAGCAATCGGGATTTTACTCGAAGAACTCGAAAAGGCAAACCTTTTGGAACACTACTTTATTCTCGTCCAGAGCGACCATGGTGGGCACGGAAAGAGTCATGGAACGGATCTACCAGAAGATTTGACAATTCCGTGGATAGCAGCCGGACCGAAGATTAAGCAGACTGGCGAGATCAAAGAACTAGTGCGAATCTTTGACACTGCCCCGACGCTCGCTCATGTTCTCGATCTGCCATTGTCCGAAGATTGGGAAGGACAGCCAATTATGCAGATTTTTTGA